A single Thermoanaerobacterium sp. RBIITD DNA region contains:
- a CDS encoding amino acid ABC transporter permease, with protein sequence MDIDTLKSIIPVLLLGSAITLQLTLISITFGVIIGVIIAMVKISSNRIISSIGNFYTWIFRGTPLLLQLFVLYYGLPAIGIRLSSFQAAIIGLSLNSGAYMAEIIRSGILAIDKGQTEAARALGFTYFQTMKRIILPQATRIVIPPVGNEIIAMIKDTSLVSAITMEELMRKASLLVSASGNPLGPYFVAACLYLFMTTFFTSLFTYTEKKLSIY encoded by the coding sequence ATGGATATTGACACATTAAAAAGCATAATACCAGTTTTACTTTTAGGAAGTGCTATAACATTACAGCTTACATTGATTTCCATAACATTTGGAGTGATTATAGGTGTTATAATTGCAATGGTAAAAATATCTTCTAACAGGATAATTTCCTCAATTGGAAACTTTTATACATGGATATTCAGAGGAACTCCGCTCTTGCTACAGCTATTTGTTTTATACTATGGATTACCCGCAATTGGTATAAGATTGAGTTCTTTTCAAGCAGCTATTATAGGACTTAGCCTTAATTCAGGTGCATATATGGCTGAGATAATAAGAAGTGGTATTCTTGCTATAGACAAAGGTCAGACAGAAGCTGCAAGAGCACTTGGCTTTACCTATTTTCAAACAATGAAAAGAATTATACTCCCACAGGCTACAAGAATAGTAATTCCACCTGTTGGAAATGAGATTATTGCAATGATAAAGGATACTTCTCTTGTTTCTGCTATTACAATGGAAGAACTTATGAGAAAAGCGAGCCTTTTGGTATCGGCATCAGGTAATCCTTTAGGTCCTTATTTTGTTGCAGCTTGTTTGTATCTATTTATGACGACATTCTTTACATCTTTATTTACCTATACTGAAAAGAAGTTGTCAATTTATTAG
- a CDS encoding amino acid ABC transporter ATP-binding protein, translating into MTMIETKGLTKSFGKLKVFENINVKVKKGEVLVIIGPSGSGKSTFLRCLNHLEVPDSGTVVIEGEILDTKNKNHIRRVVEKMGMVFQNFNLFPHMTVLQNVMEAPITVKREKREVVMERAKNLLDKVGLNNKLNEYPSKLSGGQKQRVAIARALCMEPDIMLFDEPTSALDPELVGEVLNVMKNLAKEGMTMIVVTHEMGFAKEVADKVIFMDGGKIVEEGSPEEIFLNPKESRTKTFLEKVI; encoded by the coding sequence ATTACAATGATAGAGACGAAAGGGCTAACTAAATCATTTGGGAAGCTTAAAGTCTTTGAAAACATAAATGTCAAAGTCAAAAAGGGTGAAGTATTAGTTATTATTGGTCCTTCTGGTTCAGGGAAAAGTACATTTTTAAGATGCCTTAACCACTTAGAAGTACCTGATAGTGGTACTGTTGTGATTGAAGGGGAAATTCTCGATACGAAAAATAAAAATCATATTAGAAGAGTAGTCGAAAAAATGGGGATGGTTTTTCAAAACTTTAATCTATTTCCACATATGACGGTGCTACAAAATGTAATGGAGGCTCCTATTACAGTAAAAAGAGAAAAAAGAGAGGTAGTAATGGAAAGAGCAAAAAATCTTTTAGACAAAGTGGGATTAAATAATAAACTTAATGAATATCCATCAAAGTTATCTGGCGGTCAGAAGCAAAGAGTAGCGATCGCAAGAGCTTTATGCATGGAACCTGACATAATGCTATTTGACGAACCGACCTCTGCACTTGATCCTGAACTTGTAGGAGAAGTATTGAATGTTATGAAGAATCTTGCAAAGGAAGGTATGACAATGATAGTTGTAACCCATGAGATGGGATTTGCAAAAGAAGTAGCCGACAAAGTTATATTTATGGATGGTGGAAAAATAGTAGAAGAAGGTAGTCCTGAAGAAATATTTCTAAACCCTAAGGAATCAAGAACGAAAACTTTTCTTGAGAAGGTTATATAG
- a CDS encoding hotdog domain-containing protein, which produces MEEATIRMRMCAQDAHYGGNLVDGAKILALFGDVATELLIRHDGDEGLLKAYEKVEFLAPVFAGDYIEATGKIVSIGNTSRKMVFEARKVIIQRKDINESAADFLKEPIVVCKAIGTCVVTKDKQRKNCNGNG; this is translated from the coding sequence TTGGAAGAAGCAACAATAAGGATGAGAATGTGTGCGCAGGATGCCCATTATGGAGGAAATCTTGTTGATGGGGCTAAAATACTTGCTTTATTTGGAGATGTTGCTACTGAATTATTAATAAGGCATGATGGAGATGAAGGACTACTCAAAGCATATGAAAAAGTAGAATTCCTAGCACCTGTTTTTGCAGGTGATTATATCGAAGCAACAGGTAAAATAGTAAGTATTGGTAATACTTCGAGAAAGATGGTTTTTGAAGCAAGAAAAGTTATTATTCAAAGAAAAGATATAAATGAATCTGCTGCGGATTTTTTAAAAGAGCCCATTGTTGTTTGCAAGGCTATAGGAACCTGTGTTGTCACAAAGGATAAACAAAGAAAAAATTGTAATGGGAATGGATAA
- a CDS encoding 3-keto-5-aminohexanoate cleavage protein: protein MEKLIITAAICGAEVTKEQNPNVPYSVQEIASEAERAYKAGASIIHLHVRKEDGTPTQDYEVFSQCIKEIKARCPNVIIQPTTGGAVGMSNEERLTPIKLKPEMASLDCGTLNFGYDDIFVNTEKTIIYFAKKMKELNIKPEIEVFDKGMIDTALRVYKKGYLIAPLHFNFVMGLKGGIGATLRDLDFMIGSIPEDSTYTVTGVGQSQFNMAAMAIAAGGNVRVGFEDNIYIKRGILAKSNGELVEKVVAMAKQIGRDVATPEEAREILHIR, encoded by the coding sequence ATGGAAAAGTTGATAATTACTGCTGCTATATGTGGTGCGGAAGTCACGAAAGAGCAAAATCCTAATGTTCCATACTCTGTTCAAGAAATTGCAAGCGAAGCTGAGAGAGCATATAAAGCTGGAGCTAGTATAATACACCTTCATGTAAGAAAAGAGGATGGCACTCCAACACAGGATTATGAGGTGTTTAGTCAGTGCATTAAAGAAATCAAAGCGAGATGTCCAAATGTTATAATTCAACCAACTACAGGTGGCGCTGTAGGAATGAGTAACGAGGAAAGATTAACTCCTATTAAGTTAAAACCTGAAATGGCAAGCCTTGATTGTGGTACTTTAAATTTTGGATATGATGATATATTCGTCAATACAGAAAAAACTATAATATATTTTGCTAAAAAGATGAAGGAATTAAATATAAAACCTGAAATTGAAGTTTTTGATAAAGGTATGATAGATACTGCTTTAAGAGTTTATAAAAAAGGTTATTTAATAGCACCTCTTCATTTTAATTTTGTAATGGGGTTAAAAGGAGGTATTGGAGCAACTTTAAGGGATTTGGATTTTATGATAGGTAGTATACCAGAAGATTCGACCTATACTGTAACTGGAGTTGGACAATCGCAATTTAATATGGCCGCAATGGCTATAGCAGCTGGTGGGAATGTACGTGTTGGATTTGAAGACAATATTTATATTAAACGTGGAATTCTTGCAAAGTCAAATGGGGAATTGGTAGAAAAGGTAGTTGCTATGGCAAAGCAAATAGGAAGAGATGTTGCTACACCAGAAGAAGCAAGAGAAATTCTTCACATTAGATAA
- a CDS encoding L-erythro-3,5-diaminohexanoate dehydrogenase: protein MIGYKYGANRVIEPEGVLPQTAFKISNDTNISDNEILIDVQALNIDSASFTQIEKAQNGDVEKIKKYIMDIVELRGKMHNPVTGSGGMLIGTVEKIGKNLLKKTNINIGDKIATLVSLTLTPLKIYRIKKIYKDIDRVEIDGKAVLFESGLYVKLPSDLSENLALAVLDVAGAPAQTSKLVKPGDSVLILGAFGKSGVLCAYEAKKRVGPTGKVVGLVASEKDKESLIKTGFCNEVILANAVKPLEVLSKALEANNGKEFDISINCVNVENTEMSTILPLRDEGIAYFFSMATSFTKATLGAEGVGKDVKLYMGNGYTKGHAEIALQEIRESKILREIFEKRYA, encoded by the coding sequence ATGATAGGTTACAAATATGGTGCTAATAGAGTTATAGAACCTGAAGGTGTTTTGCCTCAGACAGCTTTTAAAATATCCAATGATACAAATATATCTGATAATGAAATTCTTATAGATGTTCAGGCTCTAAATATAGACTCTGCAAGTTTTACTCAGATTGAAAAAGCTCAGAATGGTGATGTTGAAAAAATTAAAAAATATATAATGGATATAGTAGAACTGAGGGGTAAAATGCATAATCCTGTTACTGGATCTGGAGGAATGCTTATAGGTACTGTGGAAAAAATAGGGAAAAATCTTCTTAAAAAAACTAATATTAATATTGGAGATAAAATTGCCACTCTTGTGTCCTTAACACTTACCCCTCTAAAAATATATAGAATAAAGAAAATATATAAGGACATAGATAGAGTTGAAATTGATGGAAAGGCTGTTCTTTTTGAAAGTGGATTATATGTAAAACTTCCTTCTGATTTGAGTGAAAATCTTGCTTTGGCAGTGCTTGATGTAGCTGGTGCTCCAGCTCAGACTTCAAAACTTGTAAAACCTGGTGATAGTGTACTTATCTTAGGAGCTTTTGGTAAATCAGGAGTGCTTTGTGCCTATGAAGCAAAAAAAAGAGTTGGACCTACAGGAAAAGTAGTTGGCTTGGTGGCCTCAGAGAAAGATAAAGAATCTCTTATTAAGACTGGATTTTGCAATGAAGTTATTTTAGCAAATGCAGTAAAGCCTTTGGAAGTTTTAAGTAAGGCACTCGAGGCAAATAATGGAAAAGAATTTGATATATCTATTAATTGTGTAAATGTAGAAAATACAGAAATGTCTACAATACTTCCTCTAAGGGATGAAGGTATAGCTTACTTCTTTTCTATGGCTACAAGTTTTACAAAAGCTACACTTGGTGCAGAAGGAGTAGGAAAAGATGTGAAGCTTTATATGGGGAATGGATATACCAAAGGTCATGCAGAAATAGCTCTTCAGGAAATAAGAGAATCAAAGATTCTTAGAGAAATTTTTGAAAAAAGATATGCTTAA
- the ablA gene encoding lysine 2,3-aminomutase, with translation MVKSRRYELFKDVKDSEWNDWKWQVANRIKTVDALKKYIKLTPKEENDIKECLEKFRMAITPYYLSLIDPEDKFDPIRKQAIPTIDETYISSADLIDPLHEDGDSPVAGLIHRYPDRVLMLITDQCAMYCRHCTRRRFAGHKDHSLPMKQIEKCIEYVASNPAIRDVLLSGGDALLVSDDKLEYIIRKLREIPHVEIIRIGSRVPVVMPQRITEDLVNMLKKYHPIWLNTHFNHPNEITEESKKACEMLANAGIPLGNQSVLLRGVNDCVHVMRKLVNELVKIRVRPYYIYQCDLSIGLSHFRTSVSKGVEIIEGLRGHTSGFCVPTFVVDAPGGGGKIPIMPNYVISQSNDKIILRNFEGIITTYQEPENYVPDCHCEVCMGKKKVHRIGVSGLLNGENITIECGGSERKMRIKKFAQQHEIISKNA, from the coding sequence ATGGTAAAAAGTAGAAGATATGAACTTTTTAAGGACGTTAAAGATAGCGAATGGAATGATTGGAAATGGCAAGTTGCAAATAGAATAAAGACAGTAGATGCATTGAAAAAATATATTAAACTTACTCCAAAAGAGGAAAATGACATAAAAGAGTGCTTAGAAAAATTTAGAATGGCTATAACACCTTATTATTTATCCTTAATAGATCCCGAAGATAAATTTGATCCAATAAGAAAGCAGGCAATTCCAACTATAGATGAGACTTATATTTCGAGTGCAGATCTTATAGATCCACTGCATGAGGATGGGGACTCACCTGTAGCTGGACTTATTCATAGATATCCTGATAGAGTATTGATGCTTATAACGGATCAATGTGCTATGTATTGTAGACACTGCACAAGAAGAAGATTTGCGGGACATAAAGATCACTCTCTGCCCATGAAACAAATTGAAAAGTGCATAGAGTATGTTGCTTCAAACCCAGCTATAAGAGATGTGCTTTTGTCAGGAGGAGATGCACTATTAGTAAGTGATGATAAGCTTGAATATATAATAAGGAAATTAAGAGAGATACCACATGTTGAAATAATAAGAATAGGTTCAAGAGTTCCTGTAGTTATGCCTCAAAGAATAACAGAAGACTTGGTAAATATGCTTAAAAAATATCATCCAATATGGCTTAATACGCATTTCAATCATCCAAATGAAATTACTGAAGAATCTAAAAAAGCTTGTGAAATGCTGGCAAATGCAGGTATTCCTCTTGGAAATCAATCAGTGCTTTTAAGGGGAGTCAATGATTGTGTTCATGTGATGAGAAAACTTGTAAATGAATTAGTTAAAATCAGAGTAAGACCTTATTATATTTATCAATGTGATCTATCTATAGGGCTTAGCCATTTTAGAACATCAGTTTCTAAGGGTGTTGAGATAATAGAAGGACTTAGAGGTCATACGTCAGGTTTTTGCGTTCCTACTTTTGTGGTAGATGCCCCTGGTGGAGGGGGTAAAATACCTATAATGCCTAATTACGTTATAAGTCAGAGTAATGATAAAATAATATTGAGAAATTTTGAAGGCATAATAACTACTTATCAGGAACCTGAAAATTATGTTCCCGATTGTCACTGTGAGGTGTGCATGGGAAAGAAAAAGGTTCATAGAATTGGTGTTTCAGGTTTATTAAATGGTGAAAATATTACAATAGAATGTGGTGGCTCTGAAAGAAAAATGAGAATAAAAAAATTTGCACAGCAACACGAAATTATATCAAAAAATGCATAA
- a CDS encoding lysine 5,6-aminomutase subunit alpha, translating into MKHKLNLDFEIVKKARDCAKNISMDVQKFIDKHTTVSVERAICRLMGIDGVDENGVPLPNIIVDNVNKGNYLSKGIAYYLSNAMLMTGLSPQEIANEVSKGMMDLTEFKSKDEYKTMQNSINIARESIKKIEKNKEERERLISMYKDKNGPYLYVIVATGNIYEDITQAVAAAKQGADIIAVIRSTGQSLLDYVPYGVTTEGYGGTYATQENFRLMRKALDNVSLELKRYIRLCNYCSGLCMPEIATIGALERVDVMLNDALYGILFRDINMKRTLVDQYFSRVINGFAGVIINTGEDNYLTTANAYEEAHTVLASQFINEQFALIAGLKEEQIGLGHAFEMDPDMENSFVYELAQAQMAREIFPEAPLKYMPPTKYMTGNIFKGHVQDALFNMVTIMTGQKIHLLGMMTEAIHTPFMSDRALSIENASYIFNSMKSLGDEIEFKENGIIQKRASHVLEKAYELLKEIERDGLFTTIEKGTFAGIKRSRDGGKGLEGVIEKDEMYFNPFLNLMLKSY; encoded by the coding sequence ATGAAACATAAACTCAATTTAGATTTTGAAATAGTTAAGAAAGCAAGAGATTGTGCAAAAAATATATCTATGGATGTCCAAAAGTTTATTGATAAGCATACTACTGTCTCAGTTGAAAGAGCTATATGTAGATTAATGGGAATTGATGGCGTTGATGAAAATGGAGTACCTCTTCCTAATATAATAGTAGACAATGTTAATAAAGGCAATTATTTGTCAAAAGGTATAGCTTATTACCTAAGTAATGCAATGCTTATGACGGGGCTTTCTCCTCAAGAAATAGCAAACGAGGTTTCAAAGGGTATGATGGATCTTACGGAATTTAAATCAAAGGATGAATATAAAACCATGCAAAATTCTATTAATATAGCAAGAGAAAGCATAAAAAAAATAGAGAAAAATAAAGAAGAAAGGGAAAGATTAATTTCCATGTACAAAGATAAGAATGGGCCTTATCTTTATGTAATTGTTGCAACGGGAAATATATATGAGGACATAACTCAGGCAGTAGCAGCGGCGAAACAAGGGGCGGATATTATTGCAGTTATAAGATCTACTGGACAAAGCTTACTTGACTATGTACCTTATGGAGTGACAACTGAGGGCTATGGAGGTACTTATGCAACTCAGGAAAATTTTAGATTAATGAGGAAAGCTCTTGATAATGTAAGTCTTGAACTTAAAAGGTATATAAGGCTCTGTAATTATTGTTCTGGATTATGTATGCCTGAAATTGCTACAATTGGAGCTCTTGAGAGAGTTGATGTAATGCTAAATGATGCTCTCTATGGTATATTATTCAGGGATATAAATATGAAGAGAACATTGGTGGATCAGTATTTTTCAAGAGTTATAAATGGATTTGCTGGCGTTATTATAAATACTGGTGAAGACAATTACCTTACAACCGCTAATGCTTATGAAGAAGCACATACAGTTTTAGCATCTCAATTTATTAATGAGCAATTTGCGCTTATAGCGGGGCTAAAAGAAGAACAAATCGGGCTTGGGCATGCTTTTGAAATGGATCCTGATATGGAAAATTCTTTTGTATATGAACTTGCCCAGGCCCAGATGGCAAGGGAAATATTTCCTGAAGCACCATTAAAATACATGCCACCTACAAAGTATATGACAGGAAATATTTTCAAAGGACATGTTCAAGATGCATTGTTTAATATGGTAACAATAATGACGGGTCAAAAAATTCATCTTTTAGGTATGATGACAGAGGCAATTCATACACCCTTTATGTCAGATAGAGCTCTTTCAATAGAAAATGCTTCTTATATATTTAATTCAATGAAATCACTTGGGGATGAAATAGAATTCAAAGAGAATGGAATAATTCAAAAACGAGCTTCACATGTCCTTGAAAAAGCATATGAACTTTTAAAAGAAATTGAAAGAGACGGACTTTTTACAACAATTGAAAAAGGAACTTTTGCAGGGATTAAAAGGTCAAGGGATGGAGGTAAGGGGCTTGAAGGCGTAATAGAAAAGGATGAAATGTACTTTAACCCATTTTTAAATCTAATGCTTAAGAGTTATTAA
- a CDS encoding OAM dimerization domain-containing protein produces the protein MLMSSLYSIEKKDFDKTFDIKKVKPFGDTMNDGKVQISFTLPLEDNEKSLAAAKILSEMMGVNNPDVVFHKKLDKDFTFYIIYGSLKYSVDYSNIHVEPINQVVMTMDEVDEYIRKNIKRKIVVVGASTGTDAHTVGIDAIMNMKGYAGHYGLERYKMIDAYNLGSQVENEEFVRKAIELKADVLLVSQTITQKNIHIKNLTNLVEILEADGIRDKIILICGGPRINNELAKELGYDAGFGPGTFAEDVATFAVIEMSKRKIL, from the coding sequence ATGCTAATGAGTAGTTTGTATTCCATAGAGAAAAAAGATTTTGATAAAACATTTGATATTAAAAAAGTAAAACCATTCGGTGATACAATGAATGATGGCAAAGTTCAGATAAGTTTTACACTTCCGTTAGAGGATAACGAAAAATCTTTGGCAGCCGCAAAGATACTTTCAGAAATGATGGGAGTTAATAATCCTGACGTAGTATTTCATAAAAAGCTTGATAAGGACTTTACTTTTTATATTATTTATGGAAGTCTAAAATATTCGGTAGATTATAGTAACATACATGTAGAGCCTATAAATCAAGTTGTAATGACAATGGATGAAGTTGATGAGTATATAAGAAAAAATATCAAAAGAAAAATTGTAGTAGTAGGTGCAAGTACGGGTACAGATGCTCATACGGTTGGTATAGATGCAATAATGAATATGAAAGGATATGCTGGACATTATGGGCTTGAAAGATATAAAATGATAGATGCATATAACCTTGGCAGTCAAGTGGAAAATGAAGAGTTTGTTAGGAAGGCCATTGAGCTTAAAGCCGATGTACTTTTGGTTTCACAGACAATAACACAGAAAAATATTCATATTAAAAATCTTACAAATCTTGTAGAAATACTTGAGGCTGATGGAATTAGGGATAAAATAATACTGATTTGTGGTGGTCCAAGAATAAACAATGAACTTGCAAAGGAGCTTGGCTATGATGCGGGGTTCGGACCTGGAACATTTGCAGAAGATGTTGCTACTTTTGCAGTGATTGAAATGAGTAAAAGAAAAATATTATAA
- a CDS encoding DMT family transporter translates to MTEKTIKSNIMLLAAAAIWGFAFVAQRVGMQYLGPFTFNFVRFMLGGFSLIPLIIINNRKQSLKIEGNNKKNMLVVGLLLGTVLFLASSFQQIGIIGTSVGKAAFITGLYVIIVPFLSVFLNQKLSINAWLGAISSIVGLYFISITDRFYISTYDLLEFGGALFYALHILLIDYFSNKIDAIKLAFYQYLTCSILSFFVSVFTEKIIIYVIFQAIIPILYAGICSVGIAYTLQIVGQKNAKPFYAAIILSMESVFATIGGFLILNENLTIKNILGCLLMFLGMFLSQLKNDVQKESAAIS, encoded by the coding sequence ATGACCGAAAAGACTATAAAATCAAACATTATGCTATTAGCAGCAGCAGCTATCTGGGGATTTGCTTTTGTAGCACAAAGAGTTGGAATGCAATATTTAGGACCATTTACATTTAATTTTGTAAGGTTTATGCTTGGAGGTTTTTCATTAATTCCGTTAATCATTATAAATAACAGAAAACAGAGTTTAAAAATAGAGGGTAATAATAAGAAAAATATGTTAGTAGTGGGTTTACTTCTCGGAACAGTTCTTTTTTTAGCTTCTTCATTTCAGCAGATAGGAATTATAGGGACTTCAGTTGGAAAGGCAGCATTTATAACAGGTTTATATGTTATAATAGTACCATTCTTAAGTGTGTTTTTGAATCAAAAGCTATCTATAAATGCCTGGTTGGGGGCTATTTCTTCTATTGTTGGTTTGTATTTCATTAGTATAACAGATCGATTTTACATATCAACTTATGATTTATTAGAATTTGGAGGTGCTTTGTTTTATGCATTACATATTCTTTTAATTGATTATTTTTCTAACAAAATAGATGCGATAAAATTGGCTTTTTATCAATACTTGACATGCTCAATTTTAAGTTTTTTTGTTTCAGTATTTACCGAAAAAATAATTATTTATGTAATATTTCAGGCTATAATTCCTATTTTATATGCTGGTATATGTTCGGTTGGTATTGCATACACACTACAAATTGTTGGTCAAAAAAATGCAAAACCATTTTATGCAGCGATTATTCTAAGCATGGAATCAGTATTTGCAACAATAGGTGGATTCTTAATTTTAAATGAAAATTTGACAATAAAAAATATATTAGGATGTTTACTTATGTTTCTTGGAATGTTTTTGTCACAGTTAAAGAACGATGTACAAAAAGAAAGTGCAGCGATATCATAA
- a CDS encoding ABC transporter ATP-binding protein: MKSVLSLKNVKKYYGKVKAVDGISFEIYPGEVVGLIGPNGAGKSTTLKTIMGLLRKTEGDINVCGYDNRDPQAKRKLAYIPETPDIYPLLTVWEHLKFIGLAYNIDNWENDALKYLEAYDLLDKKDELGGSLSKGMRQKVMVICGLLHRPEVMLFDEPFVGLDPKAIRELKDTIVELKKEGKAVLLSTHMLDSVQNLGDRVLILKTGKLIYEGILDELMEKAGPGGTLEDVFLEVTK; the protein is encoded by the coding sequence ATGAAAAGTGTTTTATCTCTTAAAAATGTAAAAAAATATTATGGCAAAGTTAAGGCTGTAGACGGTATATCCTTTGAAATATACCCCGGAGAAGTTGTAGGGTTGATAGGTCCAAATGGCGCCGGCAAAAGTACAACATTAAAGACTATAATGGGGCTTTTGAGAAAAACCGAGGGAGATATAAATGTTTGTGGATATGACAATAGAGACCCGCAGGCTAAAAGAAAACTTGCATACATACCTGAAACGCCAGACATATATCCTTTGCTTACGGTGTGGGAACACCTTAAATTTATAGGGCTTGCATATAATATTGATAATTGGGAAAATGATGCATTGAAGTATCTTGAGGCATATGACCTTCTTGATAAAAAGGATGAACTAGGCGGCAGTTTATCAAAAGGGATGAGGCAAAAGGTTATGGTTATATGCGGTCTTTTACATAGGCCGGAAGTCATGTTGTTTGACGAACCTTTTGTAGGACTTGACCCTAAAGCTATAAGAGAACTTAAGGATACTATTGTTGAACTAAAAAAAGAAGGAAAGGCTGTCCTTTTAAGTACACATATGTTAGATTCTGTACAAAATCTTGGCGATAGAGTGCTTATTTTAAAAACGGGAAAGCTTATCTACGAAGGTATTCTTGATGAATTGATGGAAAAAGCCGGCCCTGGCGGTACACTTGAAGATGTGTTTTTGGAGGTTACAAAATGA
- a CDS encoding putative ABC exporter domain-containing protein — MSDIKALLVLDMLKLKNFIKDIIKKPTKIFIYLLQFVWFFFILIPVFTNRGKTFSEINSIKFSYLNGGIIAFMLLTVLLTLYSSLKQPGIILGEGDIALLLSSPIKERGIFFWYIIRASFKNLFYALLFSLFIPFLSVSMEVNKHSNNLIFGYIGIFTYYLTLTPIGFLAYSISMKFNAKEKIKYFLNGLVAVIAGFGMYFMYKEKSIFGLFNYLI, encoded by the coding sequence ATGAGTGATATAAAAGCATTGCTTGTACTTGATATGTTAAAATTAAAAAACTTTATAAAAGATATAATAAAAAAGCCTACAAAAATTTTTATATATTTACTGCAGTTTGTGTGGTTTTTCTTTATACTGATACCTGTTTTTACAAACAGAGGTAAAACATTTAGTGAAATAAACTCAATAAAATTTTCGTATCTTAATGGTGGTATAATCGCTTTTATGCTTTTGACTGTGCTTTTAACATTATATAGTTCATTAAAGCAACCGGGTATCATTTTGGGAGAAGGTGACATTGCATTACTTTTGTCATCACCTATAAAAGAGAGGGGCATATTTTTTTGGTATATAATAAGAGCAAGCTTTAAGAATTTATTCTATGCGCTTTTATTTAGTCTTTTTATTCCCTTTTTAAGTGTTTCTATGGAAGTCAATAAACATTCAAATAATTTGATTTTTGGATATATAGGAATATTTACATATTATCTTACATTAACACCGATAGGCTTTTTGGCATACTCAATTTCAATGAAGTTTAATGCAAAGGAAAAGATAAAATATTTTTTAAATGGGTTAGTTGCTGTAATTGCTGGATTTGGCATGTACTTTATGTATAAAGAGAAATCGATATTTGGTTTATTTAATTATTTAATTTAA
- a CDS encoding putative ABC exporter domain-containing protein — MLSYFTGVTQYNIEFIVIQIVAIAVITLISVFFATDYYEEVIFYTEKFISIKNKTKRGNYQADYTEKQLVKKKKKVDVNFAPKGPWAYVWLKMIENKREMGSIYFNYYNLAILVISIAFGYFLPKNEPTIIFALAFIHAYIGWLTSFISAISGELNKMYIYIIPGEGIEKLIAVNAVPILKSFITALLLIAPASILIKCGILNALTAILFILGFTTLANFSSSFLNTLLPSKADLKAVLSLFKLFAFVIVLVPVGAISVPLGIVTKSMTIGVLSADIAMLLMSGVFLLFANFAFERLELK, encoded by the coding sequence ATACTCTCTTATTTTACTGGAGTTACCCAATATAATATTGAATTTATAGTTATACAAATAGTTGCAATAGCTGTTATTACTTTAATTTCGGTGTTTTTTGCAACAGATTATTATGAAGAAGTGATATTCTATACAGAGAAGTTTATATCGATCAAAAATAAGACTAAAAGAGGAAATTATCAAGCGGATTATACAGAAAAGCAGCTTGTAAAGAAAAAGAAAAAAGTTGACGTGAATTTTGCACCAAAAGGCCCATGGGCTTATGTATGGCTTAAGATGATTGAAAATAAGAGAGAAATGGGATCTATTTACTTTAATTATTATAATCTTGCAATTTTAGTTATATCAATTGCTTTTGGATATTTCCTTCCCAAAAATGAACCTACGATAATATTTGCATTAGCTTTTATTCATGCATACATTGGCTGGCTGACAAGTTTTATATCTGCTATAAGTGGAGAATTAAATAAAATGTACATTTACATAATTCCGGGAGAGGGAATAGAGAAATTGATAGCTGTAAATGCTGTACCAATATTAAAGTCATTTATAACAGCATTGCTTCTTATAGCACCTGCTTCAATACTTATAAAATGTGGTATATTAAATGCTTTAACAGCAATACTCTTTATATTAGGTTTTACAACTTTAGCTAATTTTTCGAGTTCGTTTTTAAATACGCTTTTACCTTCAAAAGCTGATTTAAAAGCGGTATTGTCGCTTTTCAAATTATTTGCTTTTGTTATTGTTCTTGTACCTGTAGGTGCTATATCTGTTCCATTAGGCATTGTAACTAAGAGTATGACGATAGGAGTTTTATCAGCAGATATTGCAATGCTTTTGATGTCGGGAGTATTCCTGCTATTTGCTAATTTTGCGTTTGAACGTTTGGAGCTAAAGTGA